The Virgibacillus sp. SK37 region TATATTTAAAGTTAAAGTCTATTGCGTTTCAATTGTTCTACTTTTTACTGTGGAAGAACACTTTATTTCCGACAGATAAAGTATCACGGCATCGCATTTTCCCCAACGTTTTTGATAATAAATGTTACCGCTTCCACTTGAAAAATAACTCTTTGTATTTTATACTTTAAATTGTACTAAAATTCATAAGGTTTTAAGTATGGCAATAAAATGAATGATTATTCATTCATAATATAAGGGGGTTTCATGGTGAATTTAAGTAAACAATTATCCATTACAGCAGAGAATAATCCACAAAAAGCAGCATTTATTTTTGAAAATCAAAAGACAAGTTATATGGAATTAGAGGGTGCGGTCCGAAAATTTGCTTCACAATTGGAGGGGCTTGGTTATAAGCAAGGTGACCATATTGCACTTGTTGTGGGAAACAGTCCTTACTTTGTAATTGGATTGTATGGCGCGCTGAGAATGGGGCTTACAGTGATCCCGATTAATCCATTATATACACCATACGAATTGACCTATATTCTAAAAAATGGAGACATTAAAGCAGTTATCACGATGGATGTACTGCTTGAAAAGTTTACAGCTATTGCTGAGCAATTACCTGAAATAAGCCATTACATAACTTGTGAAACAAGTGAAAAAATCGACATACAAGCACATCCTCTATCAGCTAAATTGCAATCGTTTTCAAAGTTGATCCATGATGGTGATGCCAAATATACGGGTCCAGAATTGGAGGAAGAGGATACTGCCATTATTTTATATACGTCCGGCACAACCGGGACACCTAAGGGTGCGATGCTTACACATAAAAATCTATATTCCAATGCCAGAGATGTAGCTGACTATTTAACAATAAGCGGAGAAGATCGGGTTGTTGCGGCGTTGCCAATGTTCCATGTGTTTTGTTTAACTGTATCGCTGAACGCTCCTTTAATGAATGGTGGAACCATTTTAATTTTGCCAAAGTTTTCTCCACAGGATGTTTTCAGAGTAACAAAGGAACATCATGCAACGATTTTTGCTGGTGTTCCGACAATGTATAACTACTTACTGCAAACTGCCAAAGGCCATGTAGAAGACTTTTCAGGTGTTCGCTTGTGTATTTCTGGAGGCGCATCTATGCCTGTTGCCTTGCTTAAGGAATTTGAAAAGACGTTTCATGTACAAATTTCTGAAGGATACGGTCTGTCTGAGGCGTCTCCAGTTACTTGCTTCAACCCATTGGATCGTCCACGAAAACCAGGCTCTATTGGTACTACTATAGTCAATGTGAAAAACAAAGTTGTTGATGAGTTCGGGGAAGAGGTACCTGTAGGAGAAGTAGGAGAATTAGTTGTCCATGGTCCTAATGTAATGAAGGGTTACTATAAAATGCCCGAAGAAACAGCAGTTACTTTAAAAGACAATTGGTTATATACAGGAGATATGGCCAGAATGGATGACGAGGGTTATTTCTACATTGTAGATAGAAAGAAGGATCTCATTCTTGTTGGGGGTTATAATGTTTATCCAAGAGAAGTAGAAGAAGTTCTATACTCCCATCCGAATGTATCCGAAGTA contains the following coding sequences:
- a CDS encoding fatty acid--CoA ligase family protein, with product MNLSKQLSITAENNPQKAAFIFENQKTSYMELEGAVRKFASQLEGLGYKQGDHIALVVGNSPYFVIGLYGALRMGLTVIPINPLYTPYELTYILKNGDIKAVITMDVLLEKFTAIAEQLPEISHYITCETSEKIDIQAHPLSAKLQSFSKLIHDGDAKYTGPELEEEDTAIILYTSGTTGTPKGAMLTHKNLYSNARDVADYLTISGEDRVVAALPMFHVFCLTVSLNAPLMNGGTILILPKFSPQDVFRVTKEHHATIFAGVPTMYNYLLQTAKGHVEDFSGVRLCISGGASMPVALLKEFEKTFHVQISEGYGLSEASPVTCFNPLDRPRKPGSIGTTIVNVKNKVVDEFGEEVPVGEVGELVVHGPNVMKGYYKMPEETAVTLKDNWLYTGDMARMDDEGYFYIVDRKKDLILVGGYNVYPREVEEVLYSHPNVSEVAVIGVPDPETGESVMSFVVTDNAALTERELIAYCSEQLAKYKVPSKIEFLEELPKNTTGKILRKSLREKVSK